The following proteins come from a genomic window of Geomonas sp. RF6:
- a CDS encoding HD family phosphohydrolase, with product MPTESGDKQKKQKSPLLRVCGTCLDSMAAGLSAERNQKRTRVLLLFFTAAFLALLIIPSPHFMAVSYREGDIATSDIRATQDYLIEDMLLTEKKRAEAEGAAPYVYTLDANAALEVPRRLEKAFAQVQGGAGRDVVSKTLGVELRDREFLSLARVKEQRAFLSAVSQNLAPLYRQRIVADSEDFAKDRTHGILVMSAGSRQELAGGDYSSVIGVAEARKELSRARLLNAGANPRELEILKGVVVRMITPSLTLDRDRTDEKKVEARDAVRPVLFKMQRGEMIVRVGERISSEQALKLEKIFTSRSYSPLVTWIGIFGLVLVLSYLPYRFARKNIRKFNPSNKDLLFLAVLSMANFAALKFAFAVSTVLGGLFPAVETAGYFYLFPFAASVILVRIIINSEVALVYCAVTAPLIGIMFNGSVQVVVYALLGGIVGAHGVRQCKERGTIYTAGLKVSVVNVAVALCFNIYGETPISMQAVYCVVFAFAGGILNALYVSGMVPLVETVFQYTTDVKLLELSNLNSPLLRELMVRAPGTYHHSMLVGSLVEAGAEAINANPLLARVAAYYHDVGKLKKPLYFIENIRAGDNKHDKLSPSMSALILISHVKEGVELARENRLGLPIIDIIRQSHGTSLISYFYKKAKGLEHPGAPSSVEERDFRYPGPKPQTREAGLVLLADCVEAASRTLTDPTPARIQGMVQKIINNIFIDGQLDECELTLKNLHEIAKSFNQILAGIYHHRIDYPEPAYKEKSVAKKPAEDHDSEPAKAEAGAVEPVAKGGTEDIKRLGMS from the coding sequence ATGCCCACCGAAAGCGGCGATAAACAAAAAAAACAAAAGAGCCCGCTTCTGAGGGTATGCGGCACCTGTCTCGATTCGATGGCGGCAGGTCTCTCCGCTGAGAGGAACCAGAAACGGACCCGCGTCCTGCTTCTCTTCTTCACCGCCGCATTCCTCGCCCTCCTCATCATTCCCAGCCCGCATTTCATGGCAGTGAGCTACCGGGAAGGGGACATTGCCACCTCCGATATCCGTGCGACGCAAGACTACCTCATCGAGGACATGCTCCTCACCGAGAAGAAGCGTGCCGAGGCGGAGGGTGCGGCTCCCTACGTGTACACCCTCGACGCCAACGCCGCGCTGGAGGTGCCGCGCCGCCTCGAGAAGGCGTTTGCGCAGGTGCAGGGGGGGGCGGGGCGCGACGTCGTCTCGAAGACCCTCGGGGTGGAACTGCGCGACCGTGAATTCCTCTCCTTGGCCCGGGTGAAGGAGCAGCGCGCCTTCCTCTCGGCGGTGAGCCAGAACCTCGCGCCCCTCTACCGGCAGCGCATCGTGGCGGACAGCGAGGACTTCGCGAAGGACCGCACCCACGGCATCCTCGTCATGAGCGCCGGAAGCAGGCAGGAACTCGCCGGAGGGGACTACTCCTCCGTCATCGGGGTTGCCGAGGCGAGAAAGGAGCTCTCCAGGGCACGGCTCCTGAACGCCGGAGCCAATCCGCGGGAGCTGGAGATCCTGAAGGGGGTCGTGGTGCGGATGATCACCCCGAGCCTGACGCTGGACCGTGACCGCACCGACGAAAAGAAGGTTGAGGCGCGCGATGCGGTGCGCCCGGTCCTTTTCAAGATGCAGCGCGGCGAGATGATCGTCAGGGTAGGGGAGCGGATCTCCTCGGAGCAGGCGCTGAAGCTGGAAAAGATATTCACCTCCCGCTCATATTCGCCGCTGGTGACCTGGATCGGCATCTTCGGGCTCGTCCTCGTCCTGAGTTACCTCCCGTACCGCTTCGCGCGGAAAAATATCAGGAAATTCAACCCCTCCAACAAGGACCTCCTCTTTCTGGCGGTCCTCAGCATGGCGAACTTTGCGGCGCTGAAGTTCGCCTTCGCCGTCTCCACGGTCCTCGGCGGGCTCTTCCCTGCGGTGGAGACCGCGGGATATTTCTACCTCTTCCCTTTCGCCGCGAGTGTCATCCTCGTGCGCATCATCATCAACTCGGAGGTCGCGCTCGTCTACTGCGCGGTGACCGCCCCTCTCATCGGGATCATGTTCAACGGCAGCGTGCAGGTCGTCGTGTACGCGCTTCTTGGGGGGATCGTCGGGGCCCACGGCGTGCGCCAGTGCAAGGAGCGCGGCACGATCTACACCGCGGGGCTGAAGGTGAGCGTGGTGAACGTGGCGGTGGCGCTCTGCTTCAACATCTACGGCGAGACCCCCATCTCCATGCAGGCGGTGTACTGCGTCGTCTTCGCCTTCGCCGGCGGCATCCTGAATGCCCTTTACGTCTCCGGGATGGTGCCGCTCGTGGAGACGGTCTTCCAGTACACCACCGACGTGAAGCTCCTCGAGCTCTCGAACCTCAACTCGCCGCTCCTGCGCGAGCTCATGGTGCGCGCTCCGGGGACGTACCACCACTCCATGCTGGTGGGAAGCCTCGTGGAGGCGGGGGCCGAGGCGATCAACGCGAACCCGCTTCTGGCCCGCGTCGCCGCCTATTACCACGATGTTGGGAAGCTGAAAAAGCCGCTGTACTTCATCGAGAACATTCGCGCCGGCGACAACAAGCACGACAAGCTCTCCCCGAGCATGAGCGCCCTCATCCTCATCTCCCATGTGAAGGAAGGGGTGGAGCTCGCCCGGGAAAACAGGCTCGGCCTCCCCATCATCGACATCATCCGGCAGTCGCACGGCACCTCCCTCATCTCCTACTTCTACAAGAAGGCGAAGGGGCTGGAACACCCGGGGGCGCCGAGCTCGGTGGAGGAGCGTGACTTCCGCTACCCCGGGCCGAAGCCGCAGACCCGCGAGGCGGGGCTCGTGCTTCTCGCCGACTGCGTGGAGGCCGCCTCCCGCACCCTCACCGACCCGACGCCGGCGCGCATCCAGGGGATGGTGCAAAAGATCATCAACAACATCTTCATCGACGGCCAGCTCGACGAGTGCGAGCTGACGCTGAAGAACCTGCACGAGATCGCGAAGAGTTTCAACCAGATACTTGCCGGGATCTACCACCACCGGATCGACTATCCGGAGCCTGCCTACAAGGAGAAGTCAGTTGCCAAGAAGCCCGCAGAGGATCACGATAGCGAACCGGCAAAGGCGGAGGCCGGTGCCGTCGAGCCAGTTGCGAAAGGTGGCACAGAGGATATTAAGCGCCTTGGGATGTCCTGA
- the ybeY gene encoding rRNA maturation RNase YbeY, translated as MGCPDAELSVTLTGDRGIRILNREYLGRDKTTNVISFAMQEGEFGAVNPDVLGDVIICVDTAAREAEEADESFFGRVAFLLLHGILHITGYDHERSGEAEAARMEEAEARIFGILKEEGLV; from the coding sequence TTGGGATGTCCTGACGCGGAGCTCTCCGTGACCCTCACCGGGGACCGGGGGATCCGCATCCTGAACCGCGAGTACCTCGGCCGGGACAAGACCACCAACGTGATCTCCTTTGCCATGCAGGAAGGTGAGTTCGGCGCCGTGAACCCGGACGTGCTCGGGGACGTGATCATCTGCGTCGACACCGCCGCCCGCGAGGCGGAGGAGGCCGACGAGAGCTTCTTTGGGCGCGTCGCCTTTCTCCTTTTGCACGGCATCCTGCACATCACCGGCTACGACCATGAGCGAAGCGGCGAGGCGGAGGCCGCCAGGATGGAGGAGGCGGAGGCCCGCATCTTCGGGATACTGAAGGAGGAAGGGCTTGTCTAG
- a CDS encoding diacylglycerol kinase, translated as MKPTRFIDSVNCAIEGILYAARTQKHMRKHFLTALVVLLAALFLKVSVAEFTLLALSVSFVLFAELLNTAVEVAVDMISPEYHPMAKIAKDVAAGAVLVASFGTAVTGYLILSRYIFPIYKRFLVMLGPSSDIATLVAVILVLIAVIIMKAVTGKGEPLRGGVPSGHAAVAFSIATAVSLNTEDPLISLLSITLAVMVSHSRLLLNIHTLREVVFGAATGTTLTLAVIFLFRAVE; from the coding sequence GTGAAGCCGACCCGCTTCATAGACTCGGTGAATTGCGCCATCGAGGGGATCCTCTACGCCGCGCGGACGCAGAAGCACATGCGCAAGCACTTCCTGACCGCGCTGGTGGTGCTCCTGGCCGCCCTTTTCCTGAAGGTCAGCGTCGCCGAGTTCACACTCCTTGCCCTCTCCGTCTCCTTCGTCCTCTTTGCCGAGCTGCTGAACACGGCGGTGGAGGTGGCGGTGGACATGATCTCGCCGGAGTACCACCCGATGGCGAAGATCGCCAAGGATGTGGCGGCCGGAGCGGTCCTCGTCGCCTCTTTCGGGACGGCGGTGACAGGGTACCTGATACTTTCGCGGTACATCTTTCCGATCTACAAGAGGTTTCTCGTCATGCTAGGACCGAGCTCCGACATCGCCACGCTCGTGGCGGTAATCCTCGTGCTGATCGCGGTGATCATCATGAAGGCGGTCACCGGGAAGGGGGAGCCGCTGAGAGGGGGGGTGCCGAGCGGGCACGCCGCGGTCGCCTTTTCCATCGCGACCGCCGTCTCCCTGAACACCGAGGACCCGCTGATATCCCTTCTGAGCATCACGCTCGCGGTGATGGTGAGCCATTCCCGCCTCCTTCTGAACATCCACACCCTTCGGGAGGTGGTGTTCGGGGCGGCCACCGGGACGACCCTCACCCTCGCGGTGATCTTTCTTTTCCGCGCGGTGGAGTAA
- a CDS encoding hemolysin family protein, with the protein MEEETGKKGQGLIEALGRFLSGKRRFTEAEFQEMIDAGEEEGVLNEEENAMIRSILTLGDTVVREIMLSRTEMACVSVEAGIGEAIEAINACGHSRLPVYQGTVDNVVGILYAKDLLRYWGDSTLELRKIMRSPFFVPETKNLEELLHDFKKKRVHLAVVIDEYGGTSGLVTIEDLLEQIVGDIQDEYDLEEERLVQESESAAVVDGRLPIEELEEHFDVTVEREKFETVGGLIFHLTGRIPDVGEVVQCGVLTLTVLEADDRRIAKVRIEKRPEAGEETESA; encoded by the coding sequence TTGGAAGAGGAGACAGGTAAAAAGGGGCAAGGGCTCATCGAGGCGCTGGGGAGGTTTCTCTCCGGGAAGAGGCGCTTCACGGAGGCCGAGTTTCAGGAGATGATCGACGCCGGTGAAGAGGAGGGGGTCCTCAACGAGGAGGAGAACGCCATGATCCGCTCCATCCTCACCCTCGGCGACACCGTCGTGCGGGAGATCATGCTTTCGCGCACCGAGATGGCCTGCGTCTCGGTGGAGGCGGGGATCGGCGAGGCGATAGAGGCGATAAACGCCTGCGGCCACTCGCGCCTCCCGGTGTACCAGGGGACGGTGGACAACGTCGTCGGGATCCTCTATGCGAAGGACCTCCTGCGCTACTGGGGGGATTCCACGCTCGAGCTCAGAAAGATCATGCGCTCCCCCTTCTTCGTCCCGGAGACGAAAAACCTGGAGGAGCTCCTGCACGACTTCAAGAAAAAGCGGGTGCACCTCGCCGTCGTCATCGACGAGTACGGCGGCACCTCCGGCCTCGTGACCATCGAGGATCTCCTGGAGCAGATCGTGGGGGACATCCAGGACGAGTACGACCTGGAGGAGGAGCGCCTCGTCCAGGAGTCGGAGAGCGCGGCCGTCGTCGACGGGCGCCTCCCCATAGAGGAACTGGAGGAGCACTTCGACGTCACGGTGGAGCGGGAGAAATTCGAGACGGTGGGTGGGCTCATCTTTCACCTTACCGGGCGCATTCCGGACGTCGGCGAGGTCGTGCAATGCGGCGTGCTGACCCTCACCGTGCTGGAGGCGGACGACCGCCGCATCGCCAAGGTGCGCATCGAGAAGCGCCCGGAGGCCGGTGAGGAGACGGAGTCCGCGTGA
- the lnt gene encoding apolipoprotein N-acyltransferase has protein sequence MSQLRFPSFPASRGYLLAAGSGLALALSFPSPGLSLLAWCAFVPLFVAARGASPGGAFRLGFAGGVVAYAGILYWLNIVMVTYGKLPAAVSVVLYLVLCCYLALYPATVLFLTRKWEVRGVSPLLSFPVLWVAGELIRSYLLTGFPWASLGYSQYRTLPLIQISDLAGVYGVSFLLAFANVVLYQVWRFFAAKERYPVRGIVVLIVLLGGTLAYGISALNRAEGGNPQRVLLVQGNIPQDVKWNPAFQETTVATYERLSRNGYHLPGTLVVWPESALPFFFQSDLAYAGRVRALATQLQSALLVGSPAYEGDGERVRYLNSAFLISREGEVVGRSDKMHLVPFGEYVPLAQLLPFVSKMVVGIGDFTAGEKAVPLQTGGGKVGVLVCFEGIFPEVSRAYVAAGAHMLVNITNDAWFGKSSAPYQHLSMTVFRAVENRVPLVRAANTGISCIIDSKGHIRGVTDLFQEATLSGSVRLGTGESTYTRIGDVFAYACLVLSGALGVRTWRRRESPLQTDPAGATE, from the coding sequence GTGAGCCAGCTGCGTTTCCCATCTTTCCCGGCGTCGCGGGGGTATCTCCTCGCGGCGGGAAGCGGGCTTGCCCTGGCGCTCTCCTTCCCGAGCCCCGGTCTTTCGCTCCTGGCGTGGTGCGCATTCGTCCCCCTCTTTGTGGCGGCGCGCGGCGCCTCTCCGGGAGGAGCCTTCCGCCTCGGGTTTGCCGGGGGCGTGGTCGCCTACGCGGGAATCCTCTACTGGCTGAACATCGTAATGGTCACCTACGGCAAGCTCCCCGCCGCCGTGAGCGTCGTCCTCTACCTCGTCCTTTGCTGCTACCTCGCCCTCTACCCGGCAACGGTCCTTTTCCTGACGCGCAAGTGGGAAGTCAGGGGGGTCTCCCCCCTCCTCTCCTTTCCGGTGCTGTGGGTCGCGGGTGAGCTCATCCGCTCCTACCTCCTCACCGGCTTCCCCTGGGCGAGCCTCGGCTACTCGCAGTACCGCACCCTGCCGCTGATCCAGATCAGCGATCTTGCGGGGGTGTACGGCGTGAGCTTTCTGCTCGCCTTCGCGAACGTGGTCCTGTACCAGGTGTGGCGCTTCTTCGCCGCGAAGGAGCGCTACCCGGTGCGCGGGATCGTGGTGCTGATCGTCCTTCTCGGGGGGACGCTCGCCTACGGCATCAGCGCGCTCAATCGCGCCGAAGGGGGGAACCCGCAGAGGGTCCTCCTGGTGCAGGGGAATATTCCGCAGGACGTGAAGTGGAACCCGGCGTTCCAGGAGACGACGGTTGCCACCTACGAGAGACTTTCCCGCAACGGCTACCATCTCCCGGGGACGCTGGTGGTGTGGCCGGAGAGCGCGCTCCCCTTCTTTTTCCAGAGCGACCTCGCCTACGCCGGGAGAGTTCGGGCGCTGGCGACGCAGCTGCAGAGCGCCCTCCTGGTCGGCAGCCCCGCCTATGAAGGGGACGGCGAACGGGTCCGCTACCTGAACAGCGCCTTCCTGATCTCCCGGGAGGGTGAGGTCGTGGGGCGCAGCGACAAGATGCACCTCGTCCCCTTCGGGGAGTACGTGCCGCTGGCCCAGCTCCTCCCCTTCGTGAGCAAGATGGTGGTGGGGATCGGGGACTTCACAGCTGGCGAAAAGGCGGTGCCGCTGCAGACGGGGGGGGGGAAGGTGGGGGTGCTCGTCTGCTTCGAGGGGATCTTCCCGGAGGTCTCCCGCGCCTATGTCGCGGCGGGAGCCCACATGCTGGTGAACATCACCAACGACGCCTGGTTCGGGAAGTCGAGCGCGCCGTACCAGCACCTGAGCATGACCGTCTTTCGCGCGGTGGAGAACCGGGTGCCGCTGGTGCGCGCCGCGAACACCGGCATCTCCTGTATCATCGACAGCAAGGGGCACATCCGCGGTGTGACAGACCTCTTCCAGGAAGCGACCCTCTCGGGAAGCGTCCGCCTGGGGACGGGGGAGAGCACCTACACCCGCATCGGGGACGTCTTTGCCTATGCCTGCCTCGTCCTCTCCGGCGCCCTCGGCGTCAGGACATGGAGGCGCAGGGAGTCCCCGCTTCAGACCGATCCGGCTGGTGCGACAGAATAA
- the prfB gene encoding peptide chain release factor 2 (programmed frameshift) encodes MFREEVAKMEGLAERITKLRGSLDVDRKREEIQELEEKMLAPNFWDDADGAQKILKARTALEKDVSEYERLSRELEEVRAVVELGSEAQDEELLAEANALNAALEGGVAQAEFRKMLSGTHDASSAFVSINAGAGGTESQDWAEMLLRMYLRYCEKKRWKTEITDFQAGDEAGVKGVTFAVTGEFAYGYLKAEAGIHRLVRISPFDSNARRHTSFASVFVFPVIEEGEIDIKIADSDLRVDTYRSSGAGGQHVNTTDSAIRITHIPTGIVVACQSERSQHMNKATALKVLRSKLYEMELRERESKASEIAGEKKEIGWGSQIRSYVLHPYKMVKDLRTGVESGNPDAVLDGDLEDFVIAFLMGVRRETADI; translated from the exons ATGTTCAGAGAAGAAGTGGCAAAGATGGAAGGTCTCGCAGAGCGCATTACCAAGCTCCGGGGGTCTCTT GACGTAGATCGCAAGCGGGAGGAGATCCAGGAGCTCGAGGAGAAGATGCTCGCCCCGAACTTCTGGGACGACGCCGATGGCGCCCAGAAGATCCTGAAGGCGCGCACCGCGCTGGAGAAGGACGTCTCCGAGTACGAGCGGCTGAGCCGCGAACTGGAGGAGGTGCGCGCCGTCGTCGAGCTCGGCAGCGAAGCGCAGGACGAGGAGCTCCTCGCCGAGGCGAATGCGCTGAACGCGGCGCTGGAGGGGGGAGTGGCCCAGGCGGAGTTCCGCAAGATGCTCTCCGGGACCCACGACGCAAGCTCCGCGTTCGTCTCCATAAATGCGGGGGCAGGCGGCACCGAGAGCCAGGACTGGGCCGAGATGCTCTTGCGCATGTATCTGCGTTACTGCGAGAAGAAGAGGTGGAAGACCGAGATCACCGACTTCCAGGCCGGCGACGAAGCGGGGGTGAAAGGGGTGACCTTCGCGGTAACCGGCGAATTCGCCTACGGCTATCTGAAGGCGGAAGCGGGGATCCACCGCCTGGTGCGCATCTCCCCCTTCGACAGCAACGCGCGTCGGCATACCTCTTTTGCCTCGGTATTCGTTTTCCCGGTGATCGAGGAGGGGGAGATCGACATAAAGATCGCCGACAGCGACCTGCGCGTCGACACCTACCGCTCCAGCGGCGCCGGCGGGCAGCACGTCAACACCACCGACTCCGCGATCAGGATCACCCACATCCCCACCGGGATCGTGGTGGCCTGCCAGAGCGAGCGCAGCCAGCACATGAACAAGGCGACCGCGCTGAAGGTGCTCCGCTCGAAGCTGTACGAGATGGAACTGCGCGAGCGCGAGTCGAAGGCGAGCGAGATCGCGGGGGAAAAGAAGGAAATCGGCTGGGGGAGCCAGATCCGCTCCTACGTCCTCCACCCGTACAAGATGGTGAAGGACCTGCGCACCGGGGTGGAAAGCGGCAACCCCGACGCGGTCCTGGACGGCGACCTGGAGGATTTCGTCATCGCCTTCCTGATGGGGGTCCGCAGAGAGACCGCGGATATTTGA
- a CDS encoding NlpC/P60 family protein, with protein sequence MQRLVIVCVLVLGLLSPFASGCAAQRAGIRSLGFAIQVGAFSEVKNAERLTAKLQQKGIEAFYFKRENGIYAVRFGDFPMKEEARRTAQRLVSDGIISSYFIAAPRPEGGEVREVTIEKAPAPSIQSPPPRKKKELQETRRAPSDMGSVAARTAERFVGIPYRWGGDNVVEGMDCSGFVRAVFNLCGVNIPRTSREQYRVGDPVGKGELKEGDLVFFGGSSEEITHVGIFVGNGRFVHAPRRGDDIKLSSIEEGYYLKKFVGAKRYF encoded by the coding sequence ATGCAGAGATTAGTGATTGTATGCGTGTTGGTTCTGGGGCTTCTCTCCCCTTTTGCCAGCGGTTGCGCGGCGCAGCGTGCCGGGATCAGGAGCCTCGGCTTCGCCATCCAGGTCGGCGCCTTCTCCGAGGTGAAAAACGCGGAGAGGCTCACCGCGAAGCTGCAGCAAAAGGGGATCGAGGCCTTCTACTTCAAGAGGGAAAACGGCATCTACGCGGTGCGCTTCGGCGACTTCCCCATGAAAGAGGAGGCGCGCCGCACCGCGCAGCGCCTCGTCTCTGACGGGATCATCTCCTCCTACTTCATCGCCGCCCCCCGCCCCGAAGGGGGTGAGGTCCGCGAGGTGACGATCGAGAAGGCGCCCGCCCCCTCCATCCAGTCACCCCCTCCGCGCAAAAAGAAGGAACTCCAGGAAACGCGCCGCGCCCCGAGCGACATGGGTTCGGTGGCGGCGCGCACCGCAGAGCGGTTCGTAGGGATCCCGTACCGCTGGGGCGGGGACAACGTGGTGGAAGGGATGGACTGCAGCGGCTTTGTCCGCGCCGTCTTCAACCTGTGCGGCGTGAACATCCCCCGCACATCGCGCGAGCAGTACCGGGTCGGCGATCCGGTGGGGAAGGGGGAGCTGAAGGAAGGGGATCTCGTCTTCTTCGGCGGCTCTTCGGAGGAGATCACCCACGTGGGGATCTTCGTGGGGAACGGTCGCTTCGTGCATGCCCCGCGGCGTGGCGACGACATCAAGCTCTCCTCCATCGAGGAGGGGTACTACCTGAAGAAGTTTGTGGGCGCAAAGAGATATTTCTAG
- a CDS encoding DUF1015 domain-containing protein has translation MAFIKPFKGVRPRKELAEKVASLPYDVMNTEEAVAMATGNPVSFLHISRPEIDLPAGADSHSDEAYAKGNENLQSFLAEGVLVQDETERYYVYRQKMGGITQTGLVVCAGVDDYQTGVIKKHELTRADKEEDRVRHIDELNANDEPVFYTYRHDAELTALIDEATSTEPLYDFVTDDGVSHALWAVADPAVVRELTGRFAAIPILYVADGHHRSAAASRVRDLRRARNPQHTGEEEYNYFLTVIFPDNEMTIMPYHRAVRDLNGRSIAEFMARVAEQFEVTPLAHALTPVRRHQFGMYLAGTWYELVPREGSFTEEDAVASMDVSILQDNLLSPVLGVRNPRTDQRIHFVGGIRGVGELERIVDSGEYEVAFSLYPTSIHELMELADEDKIMPPKSTWFEPKLRSGLFVHLLD, from the coding sequence ATGGCATTTATAAAACCGTTCAAGGGGGTGCGTCCCAGGAAAGAGCTGGCGGAGAAGGTCGCGAGCCTCCCGTACGACGTGATGAACACGGAAGAAGCCGTCGCCATGGCGACGGGGAACCCGGTGAGCTTTCTGCACATCTCCCGCCCGGAGATCGACCTCCCGGCCGGAGCCGACAGCCACAGCGACGAGGCGTACGCCAAGGGGAACGAGAACCTCCAGTCGTTCCTCGCGGAGGGGGTGCTGGTCCAGGACGAGACTGAGCGCTACTACGTGTACCGCCAGAAGATGGGTGGGATCACCCAGACCGGTCTCGTGGTCTGCGCCGGCGTCGACGACTACCAGACCGGTGTCATCAAGAAGCACGAGCTCACCAGGGCTGACAAGGAAGAGGACCGGGTGCGCCACATCGACGAGCTGAACGCGAACGACGAGCCGGTTTTCTACACCTACCGGCACGACGCGGAACTCACCGCCCTTATCGACGAGGCCACCTCTACGGAGCCGCTCTACGACTTCGTCACGGACGACGGCGTCTCCCATGCGCTCTGGGCGGTGGCCGATCCTGCCGTCGTGCGGGAGCTGACCGGCAGGTTCGCGGCGATCCCCATCCTCTACGTCGCCGACGGCCACCACAGGAGTGCCGCCGCGAGCCGCGTGCGCGACCTGCGCCGGGCCCGCAACCCGCAGCACACCGGGGAAGAGGAGTACAACTACTTCCTGACCGTCATCTTCCCGGACAACGAGATGACCATAATGCCGTACCACCGCGCGGTGCGAGACCTGAACGGCAGGAGTATCGCCGAGTTCATGGCGCGGGTCGCGGAGCAGTTCGAGGTCACCCCCCTTGCCCACGCCCTCACTCCGGTGCGGCGCCACCAGTTCGGCATGTATCTCGCCGGCACCTGGTACGAGCTCGTGCCGCGCGAGGGGAGCTTTACGGAGGAGGATGCCGTCGCCTCCATGGACGTCTCCATCCTGCAGGACAACCTCCTGAGCCCGGTCCTTGGGGTGCGCAACCCGCGCACCGACCAGCGCATCCACTTCGTGGGGGGGATCCGCGGGGTAGGGGAGCTGGAGAGGATCGTCGACTCCGGCGAGTACGAGGTCGCCTTCTCCCTCTATCCGACCTCCATTCACGAGCTGATGGAGCTTGCCGACGAGGACAAGATCATGCCGCCAAAGTCGACCTGGTTCGAGCCGAAGCTCAGGAGCGGTCTCTTCGTGCACCTTCTGGACTAG
- a CDS encoding FKBP-type peptidyl-prolyl cis-trans isomerase, translating to MRIVEKFMVMLLLAAAIAIPACSQKDAKSGTEPATAAAPAVQGEVKTPSGLSFTDLVKGSGAAPVSGKSVTVHYTGWLENGQKFDSSVDRGEPLVFRIGTGQVIPGWDEGVMGMRVGGKRKLVIPPQLGYGANGAGGVIPPNATLVFEVELLDVEK from the coding sequence ATGCGCATTGTAGAGAAGTTTATGGTAATGCTCCTTCTGGCGGCGGCGATTGCGATCCCCGCCTGTTCCCAGAAGGATGCCAAGAGCGGTACCGAGCCCGCCACTGCCGCGGCGCCCGCCGTACAGGGAGAGGTGAAGACCCCTTCCGGCCTCTCCTTTACCGATCTGGTGAAGGGAAGCGGCGCCGCGCCTGTTTCCGGGAAGTCGGTGACCGTGCACTACACAGGGTGGCTGGAGAACGGGCAGAAGTTCGACAGCTCCGTCGACCGCGGCGAGCCCCTTGTCTTTCGCATCGGGACCGGGCAGGTCATCCCCGGGTGGGATGAGGGGGTCATGGGGATGCGGGTCGGCGGGAAACGGAAACTGGTCATCCCGCCGCAACTCGGCTACGGCGCAAACGGAGCGGGGGGAGTCATCCCGCCGAACGCCACCCTCGTCTTCGAGGTCGAGCTCCTGGACGTGGAGAAGTAG
- a CDS encoding DUF4140 domain-containing protein, giving the protein MRLMPLFLVLLLSCEAFGEQRTVTLYLDGAKVEVEEKGREGYLEFPLPAIVPGSLRVSAPGGAVNRVEVVSRALERPSAKERARLQARRGEVEDRLKALEVREEVFTAAARSQSGKSLRKTKNNPEPLAALRQGTEFCLGQLEGVYRARRKCEAELKEIDRELAEGRRGGAVAQVWLTGRKGRISYLTLSRKWTPAYSFRASGTGKAELLLHAKLPPAEQGVRYLVAPGTLAGVSTGRELAGDFPVLARYELPLAKEEYLELPYPYLSIAFSGGEGWWPPGEAAAFWKGAYVGAGRFAGGGAGELAFGK; this is encoded by the coding sequence ATGCGCCTGATGCCGCTTTTTCTCGTCCTGCTCCTTTCGTGCGAAGCCTTTGGCGAGCAGAGAACCGTCACCCTCTACCTCGACGGAGCAAAGGTCGAGGTGGAGGAGAAGGGCCGCGAAGGGTACCTGGAGTTTCCCCTCCCCGCGATCGTTCCCGGGTCGCTGCGGGTGAGCGCCCCCGGCGGGGCCGTCAACCGGGTGGAGGTGGTCTCCCGCGCACTTGAGCGCCCCTCCGCGAAAGAGCGCGCACGGCTTCAGGCGCGCAGGGGGGAGGTGGAGGACCGACTGAAGGCGCTCGAGGTGCGGGAGGAGGTCTTCACCGCCGCCGCCCGCTCCCAGAGCGGCAAGAGCCTCAGGAAGACGAAGAACAATCCGGAGCCGCTCGCGGCGCTGCGCCAGGGGACCGAGTTCTGCCTCGGTCAGCTCGAGGGGGTGTACCGGGCGCGCAGGAAGTGCGAGGCCGAGCTGAAGGAGATCGACCGGGAACTTGCGGAGGGGCGCAGGGGAGGGGCGGTGGCGCAGGTCTGGCTGACCGGCAGGAAGGGGCGCATCTCCTATCTCACCCTTTCCCGGAAGTGGACCCCCGCCTACAGCTTCAGGGCGAGCGGCACCGGAAAAGCTGAGCTTCTCCTCCACGCGAAGCTCCCCCCGGCCGAGCAGGGGGTGCGCTATCTAGTAGCCCCCGGCACTCTCGCCGGCGTCTCGACCGGGCGGGAACTGGCCGGCGATTTTCCAGTCCTTGCCCGCTACGAGCTCCCCCTGGCGAAGGAGGAGTACCTCGAGCTTCCCTATCCGTACCTCTCCATCGCCTTCAGCGGCGGTGAGGGGTGGTGGCCTCCCGGTGAGGCCGCCGCTTTCTGGAAAGGGGCGTATGTGGGAGCCGGGCGTTTCGCCGGAGGGGGTGCGGGAGAGCTCGCCTTCGGGAAATAG